The following coding sequences are from one Streptomyces sp. V3I7 window:
- a CDS encoding 4-(cytidine 5'-diphospho)-2-C-methyl-D-erythritol kinase, with amino-acid sequence MSVTVRVPAKVNVQLAVGAARPDGFHDLANVFLAVGLYDEVTVTPAGELRVTCEGPDAAQVPLDRTNLAARAAIALAERRGIEPDVHIHIAKDIPVAGGMAGGSADGAGALLACDALWGTDASRDELLDICAELGSDVPFSLVGGAALGTGRGEKLTALEVGGTFHWVFAMAERGLSTPAVFREFDRLAEGREIPEPVASADIMTALAKGDPDALAATVTNDLQPAALSLFPELAATLAAGCEAGALTALVSGSGPTTAFLTRDAESAGKVAEALRVSGTCRSVRTAAGPVPGATVV; translated from the coding sequence GTGAGCGTGACGGTACGCGTCCCGGCCAAGGTCAACGTCCAGCTCGCCGTGGGCGCCGCCCGCCCCGACGGGTTCCACGACCTGGCCAACGTCTTCCTCGCGGTCGGCCTGTACGACGAGGTCACCGTCACCCCCGCCGGTGAACTCCGCGTCACCTGCGAGGGCCCGGACGCCGCCCAGGTCCCCCTGGACCGCACCAACCTCGCCGCCCGCGCCGCGATCGCCCTCGCGGAGCGCCGGGGCATCGAGCCGGACGTGCACATCCACATCGCCAAGGACATCCCGGTCGCCGGCGGCATGGCGGGCGGCAGCGCGGACGGCGCGGGCGCGCTGCTCGCGTGCGACGCGCTGTGGGGTACGGACGCCTCCCGCGACGAACTGCTCGACATCTGCGCCGAGTTGGGCAGCGACGTGCCGTTCAGCCTGGTCGGCGGGGCGGCCCTCGGCACCGGCCGCGGCGAGAAGCTGACGGCCCTGGAGGTCGGCGGCACCTTCCACTGGGTGTTCGCGATGGCCGAGCGCGGGCTGTCGACCCCGGCGGTCTTCCGCGAGTTCGACCGGCTGGCCGAGGGGCGGGAGATCCCGGAGCCGGTGGCCTCCGCCGACATCATGACCGCCCTCGCGAAGGGCGACCCGGACGCGCTGGCCGCGACCGTCACCAACGACCTCCAGCCGGCCGCGCTGTCCCTGTTCCCGGAGCTGGCCGCCACGCTTGCCGCCGGCTGCGAGGCCGGCGCGCTGACCGCGCTGGTCTCCGGGTCGGGTCCGACTACGGCGTTCCTCACGCGCGATGCCGAGTCGGCGGGGAAGGTGGCGGAGGCGCTACGGGTGTCGGGTACGTGCCGCTCGGTTCGGACGGCGGCGGGGCCGGTGCCGGGGGCGACGGTCGTCTGA
- a CDS encoding SsgA family sporulation/cell division regulator, which translates to MSVVEQYARARIVTDEDAGDEPGAVPVVLRYDAATDPRSVRVRLPGPHEWAFPRELLERGLRGPARDGDVRVWPCGRVQTVVEFHSPHGVAVVQFDTKTLLRFLGRTYMAAAAAPVAG; encoded by the coding sequence ATGTCCGTAGTGGAGCAGTACGCACGGGCCCGCATCGTCACGGACGAGGACGCCGGCGACGAACCGGGCGCCGTCCCCGTGGTCCTGCGCTACGACGCCGCGACGGACCCGCGGTCGGTGCGGGTCCGCCTGCCCGGACCGCACGAGTGGGCCTTCCCGCGCGAACTGCTGGAGCGGGGGCTGCGGGGCCCGGCGCGGGACGGGGACGTGCGGGTGTGGCCGTGCGGCCGCGTCCAGACCGTGGTGGAGTTCCACTCCCCGCATGGTGTGGCCGTCGTGCAGTTCGACACGAAGACGCTGCTGCGGTTCCTGGGCCGCACCTACATGGCCGCGGCCGCCGCGCCGGTGGCCGGCTGA
- a CDS encoding dolichyl-phosphate-mannose--protein mannosyltransferase, giving the protein MTSTASSMDTRQGQAPDDPRPSWQQRLRRYGYAATGAGTAMPTGGRSGTGSDVTDRLVPPYTEPSPRLWVALGVPPALAERVVRFSSWVGPLLVTLMAGLMRFWNLGNPRAVIFDETYYAKDAWALVHRGFEVNWDKNANDLVLQSHGHLRIPADAAYVVHPPVGKYVIGLGELLFGFDPFGWRFMTALLGTLSVLLLCRIGRRMFRSTFLGCLAGALMALDGLHFVMSRTALLDGVLMFFVVAAFGCLIVDRDRTRERLAAALPADADGRVRPDAHTADSLFLGWRPWRWAAAVFLGLAIGTKWNGLYILAAFGLMTVLWDVGARKVAGARHPYVSTVRDAVLALAMLPVAIGVYVLSWLGWILSPTDGSGGYFRNWAAGDGKGGGWAFLPAWLRSLWHYEHEVYNFHVGLSSPHTYQSNPWSWIVLGRPVSYFYESPGPGADGCPMNAGEKCAREVLALGTPLLWWAGCLAVLYVLWRWAFRRDWRAGAIACGIAAGYLPWFLYQERTIFLFYAVVFVPFLCLAVAMLIGAIIGPPGSGDGRRVVGATGAGILVLLIAWNFIYFWPLYTGTAIPIDSWRSRMWLDTWV; this is encoded by the coding sequence GTGACCAGTACCGCGTCCTCGATGGACACCCGGCAGGGCCAGGCCCCGGACGATCCGCGGCCGTCGTGGCAGCAGCGGCTGCGCCGTTACGGCTACGCGGCCACAGGCGCGGGCACGGCGATGCCCACAGGCGGCAGGAGCGGCACCGGCTCCGATGTCACCGACCGCCTGGTGCCGCCGTACACCGAGCCGAGTCCGCGGCTGTGGGTGGCGCTGGGCGTACCGCCGGCCCTGGCCGAGCGCGTCGTGCGCTTCTCGAGCTGGGTCGGGCCGCTGCTGGTGACGCTGATGGCGGGCCTGATGCGGTTCTGGAACCTGGGCAATCCGCGGGCGGTGATATTCGACGAGACGTACTACGCCAAGGACGCCTGGGCGCTCGTCCACCGCGGCTTCGAGGTCAACTGGGACAAGAACGCCAACGACCTGGTCCTGCAGTCGCACGGCCATCTGCGCATCCCCGCCGACGCGGCCTACGTGGTGCACCCGCCGGTCGGCAAGTACGTCATCGGGCTCGGTGAGCTGCTCTTCGGCTTCGACCCCTTCGGCTGGCGGTTCATGACCGCGCTGCTCGGCACGCTCAGCGTGCTGCTGCTGTGCCGGATCGGGCGCCGGATGTTCCGCTCCACGTTCCTCGGCTGCCTGGCCGGCGCGCTGATGGCGCTGGACGGGCTGCACTTCGTGATGAGCCGCACCGCGCTGCTCGACGGGGTGCTGATGTTCTTCGTCGTCGCGGCCTTCGGCTGTCTGATCGTCGACCGGGACCGGACGCGGGAGCGGCTCGCGGCCGCGCTGCCCGCCGACGCCGACGGCCGCGTCCGCCCGGACGCACACACCGCCGACAGCCTCTTCCTCGGCTGGCGCCCGTGGCGCTGGGCGGCCGCGGTCTTCCTCGGCCTCGCGATCGGCACCAAGTGGAACGGCCTGTACATCCTGGCCGCGTTCGGTCTGATGACCGTGCTCTGGGACGTCGGCGCCCGCAAGGTCGCCGGTGCCCGCCACCCGTACGTCTCGACCGTCCGGGACGCCGTCCTCGCCCTCGCCATGCTCCCGGTGGCGATCGGCGTGTACGTGCTGTCCTGGCTCGGCTGGATCCTCTCCCCGACCGACGGCTCCGGCGGCTACTTCCGCAACTGGGCGGCCGGCGACGGCAAGGGCGGCGGCTGGGCCTTCCTGCCCGCCTGGCTGCGCAGCCTGTGGCACTACGAGCACGAGGTGTACAACTTCCACGTCGGGCTGTCCTCGCCGCACACCTACCAGTCCAACCCGTGGAGCTGGATCGTCCTGGGCCGCCCGGTCTCGTACTTCTACGAGTCCCCCGGCCCCGGCGCGGACGGCTGCCCGATGAACGCGGGCGAGAAGTGCGCCCGCGAGGTGCTGGCCCTCGGCACCCCGCTGCTGTGGTGGGCGGGCTGCCTGGCGGTGCTGTACGTGCTGTGGCGCTGGGCCTTCCGCCGCGACTGGCGCGCCGGCGCCATCGCCTGCGGCATCGCGGCCGGCTACCTGCCCTGGTTCCTGTACCAGGAACGCACGATCTTCCTCTTCTACGCCGTGGTCTTCGTGCCGTTCCTCTGCCTGGCGGTGGCGATGCTGATCGGCGCGATCATCGGCCCGCCCGGCTCCGGCGACGGCCGCCGCGTGGTCGGCGCGACGGGCGCGGGCATCCTGGTGCTGCTGATCGCCTGGAACTTCATCTACTTCTGGCCCCTGTACACCGGCACGGCCATCCCGATCGACTCGTGGCGGTCGCGGATGTGGCTGGATACGTGGGTCTGA
- a CDS encoding penicillin-binding transpeptidase domain-containing protein, whose product MRKGVKAAVMGGVFTVVVGGAGYGAFNIVSALSGGGGTGASGGGSEVVRTGPPTAAEAKETTRKFFAAWEKGDGTAAASYTNNEETAAQLLNAYGEEARITKVHIAPSSPVGATVPFTVKATVSYDGKSEPLDYSSELRVVRGQVTHRALVDWEPSVVHPRLQRGDTLVTEESASPPIKAVDRDGTVLTKEDYPSLGPILDALREKYGEEAGGRASVELVIRHPADGTPDTPLLTLVKGRPGRLRTTLSAGVQAAAEKAVRKYAESSVVALKPSTGEVLAVANHRQDGFNAAFLGKVAPGSTMKIVTAAMLIDHGVTSASGPAPCTPDAMWEGQTFHNLKDMTPDEKATLSESFARSCNTAFVKFTDDVKSDWLAREAEDRFGLGRDNWQTGIQSFDGRVPATEGPDKAAVLIGQGQIEMNPLNMASVTATAMTGVFHQPVVVPLSLDDREPAHARGLASGTVQQLRAMMNRTAVGGTASGIMSRLSGSIGAKTGSAEVDGQSRSDSWFTGYRNDMAAAAMTQDGGHGIDASGPIVADVLQAGG is encoded by the coding sequence ATGCGCAAGGGGGTCAAGGCCGCCGTCATGGGCGGGGTGTTCACCGTGGTGGTGGGAGGGGCCGGGTACGGCGCCTTCAACATCGTCTCGGCGTTGAGCGGCGGCGGAGGGACGGGGGCGTCCGGGGGCGGGTCGGAGGTCGTGCGGACCGGGCCGCCCACCGCCGCCGAAGCGAAGGAGACCACGCGGAAGTTCTTCGCCGCCTGGGAGAAGGGCGACGGGACGGCCGCGGCGTCGTACACGAACAACGAAGAGACCGCGGCGCAGTTGCTGAACGCCTACGGCGAGGAGGCGCGCATCACCAAGGTGCACATCGCGCCCTCCTCGCCCGTCGGCGCGACCGTGCCGTTCACGGTGAAGGCGACGGTGTCGTACGACGGGAAGTCCGAACCGCTCGACTACTCCAGCGAGTTGAGGGTCGTGCGCGGCCAGGTGACGCACCGCGCGCTCGTCGACTGGGAGCCGTCCGTCGTCCATCCCCGGCTCCAGCGCGGCGACACCCTCGTCACCGAGGAGTCGGCGAGCCCACCGATCAAGGCGGTGGACCGCGACGGGACCGTACTCACGAAGGAGGACTACCCCTCCCTCGGTCCGATCCTGGACGCCCTGCGCGAGAAGTACGGCGAGGAGGCGGGCGGCAGGGCCAGTGTGGAACTGGTGATCCGGCACCCGGCGGACGGCACCCCCGACACCCCGCTCCTCACGCTCGTCAAGGGCCGGCCGGGCCGGCTGCGCACAACACTGAGCGCGGGTGTGCAGGCGGCCGCCGAGAAGGCGGTGCGGAAGTACGCCGAGTCGTCGGTGGTGGCCCTGAAGCCGAGCACCGGCGAGGTGCTGGCGGTCGCCAACCACCGTCAGGACGGCTTCAACGCGGCGTTCCTGGGCAAGGTGGCGCCCGGCTCCACGATGAAGATCGTCACGGCGGCCATGCTCATCGACCACGGCGTCACGTCCGCGTCCGGCCCGGCGCCCTGCACGCCCGACGCGATGTGGGAGGGGCAGACCTTCCACAACCTCAAGGACATGACGCCCGACGAGAAGGCGACCCTCTCCGAGAGCTTCGCGCGCTCCTGCAACACGGCCTTCGTCAAGTTCACCGACGACGTGAAGAGCGACTGGCTGGCCCGGGAGGCCGAGGACCGTTTCGGCCTCGGGCGCGACAACTGGCAGACCGGCATCCAGTCCTTCGACGGCCGGGTTCCGGCCACGGAGGGCCCGGACAAGGCGGCCGTCCTCATCGGCCAGGGCCAGATCGAGATGAACCCGCTGAACATGGCGTCGGTCACAGCGACAGCGATGACGGGCGTCTTCCACCAGCCCGTTGTCGTCCCGTTGAGCCTCGACGACCGCGAACCGGCGCACGCGCGGGGGCTCGCGTCGGGTACGGTCCAGCAGTTGCGGGCGATGATGAACCGCACCGCCGTCGGTGGCACCGCCTCCGGCATCATGTCCCGGCTGAGCGGCAGCATCGGCGCGAAGACGGGCTCCGCCGAGGTCGACGGGCAGAGCAGGTCCGACAGCTGGTTCACCGGTTACCGCAATGACATGGCGGCCGCCGCGATGACCCAGGACGGCGGCCACGGCATCGACGCCTCGGGCCCGATTGTCGCGGACGTGCTACAAGCAGGTGGCTGA
- the rsmI gene encoding 16S rRNA (cytidine(1402)-2'-O)-methyltransferase — translation MTGTLVLAGTPIGDIADAPPRLAQELAAADVVAAEDTRRLRRLTQALGVTPKGRVVSYFEGNESARTPELVEELLGGARVLLVTDAGMPSVSDPGYRLVAAAVEKDVKVTAVPGPSAVLTALALSGLPVDRFCFEGFLPRKAGERLSRLREVAEERRTLVYFEAPHRLDDTLAAMSEVFGAERRAAVCRELTKTYEEVRRGPLGELAEWAAEGVRGEITVVVEGAPERGPEELDAEELVRRVRAREEAGERRKEAIAAVAVEAGIPKREVFDAVVAAKRSAG, via the coding sequence GTGACTGGAACCCTTGTTTTGGCGGGCACCCCCATCGGCGACATCGCGGACGCGCCGCCCCGGCTCGCCCAGGAGCTGGCGGCCGCCGACGTCGTGGCCGCCGAGGACACGCGCCGGCTGCGCCGGCTGACGCAGGCGCTGGGCGTGACGCCCAAGGGGCGGGTGGTGTCCTACTTCGAGGGCAACGAGTCCGCGCGGACGCCCGAGCTGGTCGAGGAGCTCCTCGGCGGCGCGCGCGTGCTCCTCGTCACCGACGCGGGCATGCCGTCGGTGTCGGACCCCGGGTACCGGCTGGTCGCCGCGGCCGTCGAGAAGGACGTGAAGGTCACCGCGGTCCCCGGCCCGTCCGCCGTGCTCACCGCGCTCGCGCTGTCGGGGCTGCCCGTCGACCGGTTCTGCTTCGAGGGGTTCCTGCCGCGCAAGGCCGGCGAGCGGCTGTCGCGGCTGCGTGAGGTCGCCGAGGAGCGGCGCACCCTCGTCTACTTCGAGGCCCCGCACCGCCTGGACGACACCCTCGCCGCCATGTCCGAGGTCTTCGGCGCCGAGCGGCGCGCCGCCGTGTGCCGTGAGCTGACCAAGACGTACGAGGAGGTACGCCGCGGCCCGCTCGGCGAGCTGGCCGAGTGGGCGGCTGAGGGCGTACGGGGCGAGATCACCGTCGTTGTCGAGGGCGCCCCCGAGCGCGGCCCCGAGGAGCTCGACGCCGAGGAACTCGTGCGCCGGGTCCGGGCGCGCGAGGAGGCCGGGGAGCGGCGCAAGGAGGCCATCGCGGCGGTGGCAGTCGAGGCGGGGATCCCCAAGCGGGAGGTCTTCGACGCCGTCGTCGCGGCGAAGCGCTCCGCGGGTTGA
- a CDS encoding resuscitation-promoting factor produces MSKSQYKAYENGLENGLHGPSAETLPFGDTYRPAYEAQVTRVLPRQAEAMDEQAPQPDQAGARGRPVRRRRLRYSGRPESPMRRLLPQALVVAFLAGGTTAFVAKDKAIELSVDGRPRTLHTFADDVTELLAEEGVRVGPHDMVAPAPGASLTSGDEVAVRYGRPMRLTIDGERREVWTTAHTVDEALQQLGVRAEGAYMSVSRSRPIGRTGLALDMRTERAVTVMADGRARVIRTNAATVREAVEEAGITLRGEDTTSVPPGSFPRDGQTVTVLRVTGRREVQEEQIPFAVRRSPDPSLFTGTEVVEQAGRPGVRRVTYLVRTVNGVRQKPRRERAEVVREPRPQVVKVGTKPRPASVDGADGLNWTGLAACESGGRPDAVDPSGTYGGLYQFDTQTWQALGGKGRPQDAPAAEQTYRAKKLYIRRGSTPWPHCGARLHS; encoded by the coding sequence GTGAGCAAGTCGCAGTACAAGGCGTACGAGAACGGTCTTGAGAACGGTCTTCACGGGCCTTCCGCGGAGACGTTGCCGTTCGGCGACACCTACCGCCCCGCCTACGAGGCGCAGGTGACGCGGGTGCTGCCACGGCAGGCGGAGGCCATGGACGAGCAGGCGCCGCAGCCGGATCAGGCCGGCGCCCGGGGGCGACCCGTACGCCGGCGCAGGCTGCGCTACTCCGGCCGCCCGGAGTCCCCCATGCGCCGTCTGCTGCCGCAGGCGCTCGTCGTCGCCTTCCTGGCGGGCGGCACCACGGCCTTCGTCGCCAAGGACAAGGCGATCGAGCTGAGCGTCGACGGCAGGCCGCGCACGCTGCACACCTTCGCCGACGACGTGACCGAGCTGCTGGCCGAGGAGGGCGTACGGGTCGGCCCGCACGACATGGTCGCGCCCGCGCCGGGCGCCTCGCTGACCAGCGGCGACGAGGTCGCCGTGCGCTACGGACGCCCCATGCGGCTCACGATCGACGGCGAGCGGCGCGAGGTGTGGACGACGGCGCACACGGTGGACGAGGCGCTCCAGCAGCTCGGCGTGCGCGCGGAGGGCGCGTACATGTCGGTCTCGCGCTCCCGGCCCATCGGACGCACCGGCCTCGCCCTGGACATGCGCACGGAACGGGCCGTCACGGTCATGGCGGACGGCCGTGCCCGCGTCATCCGTACCAACGCAGCGACCGTCCGTGAGGCGGTGGAGGAGGCCGGGATCACGCTGCGCGGCGAGGACACCACCTCCGTGCCGCCCGGCAGCTTCCCGCGCGATGGGCAGACGGTGACCGTCCTGCGGGTCACCGGCAGGCGCGAGGTCCAGGAGGAGCAGATCCCGTTCGCGGTACGGCGCTCCCCCGACCCCTCGCTGTTCACGGGCACGGAGGTCGTGGAGCAGGCCGGCCGGCCCGGGGTGCGGCGGGTCACCTACCTCGTCCGCACAGTCAACGGCGTCCGCCAGAAGCCGCGCCGCGAGCGGGCCGAGGTGGTGCGCGAGCCGCGCCCGCAGGTGGTGAAGGTGGGCACGAAGCCGCGGCCGGCCTCGGTGGACGGCGCCGACGGCCTGAACTGGACGGGCCTCGCGGCCTGCGAGTCCGGCGGCCGCCCCGACGCGGTCGACCCCTCGGGCACGTACGGCGGCCTCTACCAGTTCGACACGCAGACCTGGCAGGCGCTCGGCGGCAAGGGCCGCCCCCAGGACGCCCCCGCCGCCGAGCAGACTTACCGGGCCAAGAAGCTCTACATCCGCCGGGGTTCCACCCCCTGGCCCCACTGCGGCGCGCGCCTGCACTCATAG
- a CDS encoding TatD family hydrolase produces MPSNSDKADKNAAPPLPEPLRVPVADSHTHLDMQSGTVGEGLAKAASVGVTTVVQVGCDIKGSQWAADTAAAYDAVHATVALHPNEAPRIVHGDPDGWSRQGARQAGGDAALDEALAEIDRLAALPQVKGVGETGLDYFRTGPEGKTAQERSFRAHIEIAKRHGKALVIHDRDAHADVLRVLKEEGAPERTVFHCYSGDAEMAEVCAREGYYMSFAGNITFKNAQNLRDALVVAPLELVLVETDAPFLTPAPYRGRPNAPYLIPVTVRAMAAVRGTDEDTLATALGANTARAFGY; encoded by the coding sequence ATGCCCTCCAACAGCGACAAGGCCGACAAGAACGCGGCGCCGCCGCTCCCGGAGCCCCTCCGGGTGCCGGTGGCCGACTCCCACACCCACCTCGACATGCAGTCCGGCACGGTCGGGGAAGGCCTCGCCAAGGCCGCGTCCGTGGGCGTCACGACGGTCGTCCAGGTCGGCTGCGACATCAAGGGCTCGCAGTGGGCCGCCGATACCGCGGCCGCGTACGACGCCGTCCACGCGACCGTCGCCCTGCACCCCAACGAGGCCCCGCGCATCGTCCACGGCGACCCCGACGGCTGGTCCCGGCAGGGCGCGCGCCAGGCCGGCGGAGACGCCGCGCTGGACGAGGCCCTCGCCGAGATCGACCGGCTGGCCGCACTGCCCCAGGTGAAGGGCGTCGGCGAGACCGGCCTCGACTACTTCCGCACTGGCCCCGAGGGCAAGACGGCCCAGGAACGGTCCTTCCGCGCCCACATCGAGATCGCGAAGCGGCACGGCAAGGCCCTGGTCATCCACGACCGCGACGCCCACGCCGACGTACTGCGCGTGCTGAAGGAGGAGGGCGCCCCCGAGCGCACCGTCTTCCACTGCTACTCCGGCGACGCGGAGATGGCCGAGGTGTGCGCCCGCGAGGGCTACTACATGTCATTCGCCGGGAACATCACGTTCAAGAACGCCCAGAACCTGCGCGACGCCCTCGTGGTGGCCCCGCTGGAGCTGGTCCTGGTGGAGACCGACGCGCCCTTCCTGACCCCGGCGCCGTACCGGGGGCGGCCCAACGCGCCGTACCTGATCCCGGTCACCGTGCGCGCGATGGCCGCCGTCCGCGGGACCGACGAGGATACCCTGGCGACCGCCCTGGGGGCGAACACCGCCCGCGCCTTCGGCTACTGA
- the rsmA gene encoding 16S rRNA (adenine(1518)-N(6)/adenine(1519)-N(6))-dimethyltransferase RsmA, whose translation MSSPTPDALLGPADIRELAAALGVRPTKQRGQNFVIDANTVRRIVRTADVRPDDVVVEVGPGLGSLTLALLEVADRVTVVEIDDVLAAALPATIAARMPERADRFALVHSDAMHVRELPGPPPTALVANLPYNVAVPVLLHMLDTFPSIERTLVMVQSEVADRLAAGPGNKVYGVPSVKANWYAEVKRAGAIGRNVFWPAPNVDSGLVSLVRRTEPINTTASKEEVFAVVDAAFAQRRKTLRAALAGWAGSAAAAEAALVAAGISPQARGEALTVEEFARIAEHKETAK comes from the coding sequence GTGAGCAGCCCCACCCCCGACGCCCTTCTGGGCCCCGCCGACATCCGCGAGCTGGCGGCAGCCCTCGGCGTGCGCCCCACCAAGCAGCGCGGCCAGAACTTCGTCATCGACGCGAACACCGTCCGCCGGATCGTCCGCACCGCCGACGTCCGCCCCGACGACGTGGTCGTCGAGGTCGGCCCGGGGCTCGGCTCCCTCACCCTGGCGCTGCTGGAGGTCGCCGACCGCGTCACCGTCGTCGAGATCGACGACGTCCTCGCCGCCGCCCTCCCCGCGACGATCGCCGCCCGGATGCCCGAGCGCGCCGACCGCTTCGCGCTCGTCCACTCCGACGCGATGCACGTGCGCGAGCTGCCCGGCCCGCCGCCCACCGCCCTGGTCGCGAACCTGCCGTACAACGTGGCCGTCCCCGTCCTGCTGCACATGCTCGACACCTTCCCGAGTATCGAGCGGACGCTGGTGATGGTGCAGTCCGAGGTCGCCGACCGGCTCGCCGCCGGTCCCGGCAACAAGGTCTACGGCGTGCCCTCGGTGAAGGCCAACTGGTACGCCGAGGTGAAGCGGGCCGGTGCCATCGGCCGCAACGTCTTCTGGCCCGCCCCGAACGTGGACAGCGGGCTCGTCTCCCTCGTCCGCCGGACCGAGCCGATCAACACGACCGCCTCGAAGGAGGAGGTCTTCGCGGTGGTCGACGCGGCGTTCGCGCAGCGCCGCAAGACCCTGCGGGCGGCGCTCGCCGGCTGGGCGGGCTCCGCCGCGGCCGCCGAGGCCGCGCTGGTCGCCGCCGGGATCTCGCCGCAGGCGCGCGGCGAGGCGCTGACGGTCGAGGAGTTCGCCCGGATCGCGGAACACAAGGAGACCGCCAAGTGA
- a CDS encoding penicillin-binding transpeptidase domain-containing protein: MGKRRLVTEQQRKTSPAVLGGMIAVVIGGAGFGVYALYGGGASAEDVTDAADRKPAYTRPLSAEDVRTATERFLTAWQQGSVPRAAAATTDPAAATPLLVGYAKDAHLSALTLTPGRRTGTKVPFSVKATVSEEAPAATQTTPSGGTASKPLAYDSSLTVVRRHSDGKPLVEWHSSVLHPDLRDGDTLVTGESGTPPVKALDRDGGELTAAKYPSLGAVLDGLREKYGKEAGGKAGVELRVVRGKESKKLKLSDKTLLELSKGTPGTVKTTLNPDLQAAAEQRVAKRDKASVVMIKPSTGEVLAVANSGHGFNTAFMGSLAPGSTMKIITSSLLIEKHLASADKPHPCPKTFTYGHWKFHNDDDFEIKNGTFKASFGRSCNTAFISQAPKLKNDDLTKQAQQVFGLSMNNWAIGVPSFDGQVPVQSAAQMAASLIGQGGVRMNPLNMASVAATVKSGKFHQPYLVSPEVDHRKLATASRTMSSSTLSQLRELMQFTAQYGTAAEAMAGLGPDYGAKTGSAEVDSQKKPNGWFAAYKGDLAGAGVVQAGGHGGDTAGPIVAALLKMGD, translated from the coding sequence GTGGGCAAGAGAAGACTCGTCACCGAGCAACAGCGGAAGACCAGCCCGGCCGTACTCGGCGGGATGATCGCCGTCGTCATCGGTGGCGCGGGGTTCGGCGTCTACGCGCTGTACGGCGGCGGCGCCTCGGCCGAGGACGTCACGGACGCCGCCGACCGCAAGCCGGCGTACACCCGCCCGCTGTCCGCCGAGGACGTCCGCACCGCCACCGAGCGCTTCCTGACGGCGTGGCAGCAGGGCAGTGTCCCGCGCGCCGCGGCGGCCACGACCGACCCCGCCGCCGCCACCCCGCTGCTCGTCGGCTACGCCAAGGACGCCCACCTCTCGGCGCTCACCCTCACCCCCGGCCGCCGCACCGGCACCAAGGTCCCCTTCTCGGTCAAGGCCACGGTGTCCGAAGAGGCCCCGGCGGCCACTCAGACCACGCCGTCGGGCGGCACCGCGAGCAAGCCGCTGGCGTACGACAGTTCACTGACCGTCGTCCGGCGCCACAGCGACGGCAAGCCGCTCGTCGAGTGGCACTCCTCCGTCCTCCACCCCGACCTCAGGGACGGCGACACGCTGGTCACCGGCGAGTCCGGCACGCCGCCGGTCAAGGCCCTGGACCGCGACGGCGGGGAGCTGACCGCCGCCAAGTACCCGTCGCTGGGCGCGGTCCTGGACGGGCTGCGCGAGAAGTACGGCAAGGAGGCGGGCGGCAAGGCCGGCGTCGAGCTGCGGGTGGTCCGCGGCAAGGAGTCGAAGAAGCTGAAGCTGTCCGACAAGACCCTGCTCGAACTGAGCAAGGGCACGCCGGGCACGGTGAAGACGACGCTGAACCCGGACCTCCAGGCCGCCGCCGAACAGCGGGTCGCCAAGCGGGACAAGGCCTCGGTCGTCATGATCAAGCCCTCGACCGGCGAGGTCCTCGCCGTGGCCAACTCCGGCCACGGGTTCAACACCGCCTTCATGGGCTCGCTGGCGCCGGGCTCCACGATGAAGATCATCACGTCGTCGCTGCTGATCGAGAAGCACCTCGCCTCGGCGGACAAGCCGCACCCGTGCCCGAAGACGTTCACGTACGGCCACTGGAAGTTCCACAACGACGACGACTTCGAGATCAAGAACGGCACGTTCAAGGCGAGCTTCGGGCGCTCCTGCAACACGGCCTTCATCAGCCAGGCGCCGAAGCTCAAGAACGACGACCTGACGAAGCAGGCGCAGCAGGTCTTCGGTCTGTCGATGAACAACTGGGCGATCGGCGTGCCCTCCTTCGACGGCCAGGTGCCCGTGCAGTCGGCGGCCCAGATGGCGGCCTCGCTGATCGGCCAGGGCGGGGTGCGTATGAACCCGCTGAACATGGCGTCGGTCGCGGCGACGGTGAAGTCGGGCAAGTTCCACCAGCCCTACCTGGTCTCGCCGGAAGTCGACCACCGCAAGCTGGCGACCGCCTCCCGCACGATGTCGTCCTCGACGCTGTCCCAGCTGCGCGAGCTGATGCAGTTCACGGCCCAGTACGGCACCGCCGCGGAGGCCATGGCCGGGCTCGGTCCGGACTACGGCGCCAAGACGGGCTCGGCGGAGGTCGACAGCCAGAAGAAGCCCAACGGCTGGTTCGCCGCATACAAGGGCGATCTCGCGGGCGCCGGTGTGGTGCAGGCGGGCGGTCACGGCGGTGACACGGCCGGCCCGATCGTGGCGGCCCTGCTGAAGATGGGGGACTGA